From the Daphnia magna isolate NIES linkage group LG3, ASM2063170v1.1, whole genome shotgun sequence genome, one window contains:
- the LOC116918856 gene encoding DNA-directed RNA polymerase III subunit RPC6 isoform X1 yields MASPVVIKKEKVDEPRPSPSADAGEGQTEAEIECRMIELMGEFPKGINDKILETDMPNVDKKVKVAILNRLLSQEKVNIFRAAVTKELFWCLKQQPTSKLKGVDSEEKIVMRIIEEAGNKGIWNRDIRTKSSLNQTTLNKILKALEGKKLIKSVSSVSAAKKKVYMLFNLQPDRSVTGGSWYSDNEFESELVDVLNQQCYRILQQKAEGAKQKPLEGPLIVRNASFLSSKEICQIISDLKIVKFNLTVEDIETILDTLVYDGKIEMSSTTDGYSDGQVKTYRTVEKILSSAGIVRIPCGVCPVIKMCGTVGAVQPKNCVYYDQWLD; encoded by the exons ATGGCCTCCCCAGTAgtaatcaagaaagaaaaagttgacGAACCTAGACCAAGTCCATCTGCTGATGCAGGCGAAGGACAAACCGAAGCCGAAATTGAGTGTCGCATGATAGAACTCATGGGAGAATTTCCCAAAGGAATCAATGACAAAATATTAGAAACGGATATGCCAAATGTTGACAAAAAAGTTAAAGTGGCCATTCTAAATCGGTTGCTGAGCCAA GAAAAGGTGAATATCTTCAGAGCTGCAGTGACAAAAGAACTGTTTTGGTGCTTAAAACAGCAACCTACAAGTAAGCTAAAGGGAGTAGACAGTGAAGAAAAAATAGTGATGAGGATCATTGAAGAGGCTGGAAACAAGGGTATTTGGAATAGAGATATTCGCACCAAATCTAGTCTCAATCAAACAACACTTAACAAGATACTCAAGGCCCTTGAAGGGAAGAAACTAATCAAATCTGTATCATCTGTCTCA GctgcaaagaaaaaggtttaTATGCTATTCAACCTACAACCCGACAGGTCAGTCACAGGAGGTTCTTGGTATTCAGACAATGAATTTGAATCAGAGCTGGTTGATGTTTTGAATCAGCAATGTTACAGAATTCTGCAACAGAAAGCTGAAGGAGCCAAACAAAAACct CTGGAAGGCCCTTTAATAGTACGCAACGCTTCGTTTCTCTCATCCAAAGAGATTTGTCAAATTATTTCTGACCTCAAAATAGTGAAATTTAATTTGACGGTTGAGGACATTGAAACGATTCTCGATACGCTTGTGTACGACGGAAAAATTGAAATGTCTTCTACAACTGATGGATATTCCGATGGACAAGTAAAAACATATAGAACTGTGGAAAAAATCCTTTCTTCCGCAGGAATTGTCCGGATCCCCTGTGGAGTATGCCCA gTTATTAAAATGTGCGGAACTGTCGGTGCAGTTCAACCGAAGAATTGTGTTTATTATGACCAATGGCTGGACTAA
- the LOC116918856 gene encoding DNA-directed RNA polymerase III subunit RPC6 isoform X2, whose product MASPVVIKKEKVDEPRPSPSADAGEGQTEAEIECRMIELMGEFPKGINDKILETDMPNVDKKVKVAILNRLLSQEKVNIFRAAVTKELFWCLKQQPTSKLKGVDSEEKIVMRIIEEAGNKGIWNRDIRTKSSLNQTTLNKILKALEGKKLIKSVSSVSAAKKKVYMLFNLQPDRSVTGGSWYSDNEFESELVDVLNQQCYRILQQKAEGAKQKPLEGPLIVRNASFLSSKEICQIISDLKIVKFNLTVEDIETILDTLVYDGKIEMSSTTDGYSDGQVKTYRTVEKILSSAGIVRIPCGVCPVIDFCY is encoded by the exons ATGGCCTCCCCAGTAgtaatcaagaaagaaaaagttgacGAACCTAGACCAAGTCCATCTGCTGATGCAGGCGAAGGACAAACCGAAGCCGAAATTGAGTGTCGCATGATAGAACTCATGGGAGAATTTCCCAAAGGAATCAATGACAAAATATTAGAAACGGATATGCCAAATGTTGACAAAAAAGTTAAAGTGGCCATTCTAAATCGGTTGCTGAGCCAA GAAAAGGTGAATATCTTCAGAGCTGCAGTGACAAAAGAACTGTTTTGGTGCTTAAAACAGCAACCTACAAGTAAGCTAAAGGGAGTAGACAGTGAAGAAAAAATAGTGATGAGGATCATTGAAGAGGCTGGAAACAAGGGTATTTGGAATAGAGATATTCGCACCAAATCTAGTCTCAATCAAACAACACTTAACAAGATACTCAAGGCCCTTGAAGGGAAGAAACTAATCAAATCTGTATCATCTGTCTCA GctgcaaagaaaaaggtttaTATGCTATTCAACCTACAACCCGACAGGTCAGTCACAGGAGGTTCTTGGTATTCAGACAATGAATTTGAATCAGAGCTGGTTGATGTTTTGAATCAGCAATGTTACAGAATTCTGCAACAGAAAGCTGAAGGAGCCAAACAAAAACct CTGGAAGGCCCTTTAATAGTACGCAACGCTTCGTTTCTCTCATCCAAAGAGATTTGTCAAATTATTTCTGACCTCAAAATAGTGAAATTTAATTTGACGGTTGAGGACATTGAAACGATTCTCGATACGCTTGTGTACGACGGAAAAATTGAAATGTCTTCTACAACTGATGGATATTCCGATGGACAAGTAAAAACATATAGAACTGTGGAAAAAATCCTTTCTTCCGCAGGAATTGTCCGGATCCCCTGTGGAGTATGCCCAGTAATcgattttt gTTATTAA